In one window of Actinomycetota bacterium DNA:
- a CDS encoding ribosome maturation factor RimP, with protein MEALVRPVVEASGLELVEASFRREGRSRVLRVTVDREGGLDLETISEASERISRRLDLEDFGPAHYTLEVSSPGVERPLRSARDFERHVGEKVRVRTSTLVEGARSHTGALVAADGEAITVATEVGAHRIPLAEVASARTVFEWGTPAGPAPRKGERKK; from the coding sequence GTGGAGGCGCTGGTCCGGCCGGTGGTCGAGGCGTCCGGGCTGGAGCTGGTCGAGGCCTCCTTTCGCCGGGAGGGCCGCAGTCGCGTCCTGCGGGTGACCGTGGACCGCGAGGGCGGCCTCGACCTCGAGACCATCTCGGAGGCCTCCGAGCGCATCTCGCGGCGCCTGGACCTGGAGGACTTCGGGCCGGCGCACTACACGCTGGAGGTCAGCTCGCCGGGCGTCGAGCGGCCGCTCCGGAGCGCCCGCGACTTCGAGCGCCACGTGGGCGAGAAGGTCCGGGTCCGCACGTCGACGCTGGTCGAGGGGGCGCGGTCGCACACGGGCGCCCTGGTCGCGGCGGACGGCGAGGCCATCACGGTGGCAACCGAGGTTGGCGCGCACCGCATCCCGCTGGCCGAGGTCGCCTCGGCGCGGACGGTGTTCGAATGGGGCACGCCGGCAGGGCCTGCCCCCCGGAAGGGTGAGAGGAAGAAGTGA
- a CDS encoding helix-turn-helix transcriptional regulator — translation MSQRKTAFDLDFERNMQDPEFRIAYERTRARIDAIDEVVRALDAARAAQAIPKAELARRMGVQAEAIRRLFSAERPNPTMKTVVAAADALGLRVKVVPADQGGPTGRRRRSQRAA, via the coding sequence ATGAGCCAGCGCAAGACAGCATTCGATCTTGATTTCGAGAGGAATATGCAAGATCCGGAGTTCCGGATCGCATACGAGCGCACACGTGCGCGGATTGACGCCATCGATGAGGTGGTTCGAGCTCTCGATGCCGCGCGAGCTGCGCAGGCTATCCCGAAGGCTGAGCTTGCTCGGCGGATGGGCGTCCAGGCGGAGGCGATCCGTCGGCTCTTTTCTGCCGAACGACCGAATCCCACGATGAAGACGGTCGTTGCCGCCGCCGATGCCCTGGGTCTGAGAGTGAAAGTGGTCCCAGCTGACCAGGGCGGGCCAACAGGACGTCGCCGAAGGAGCCAACGCGCGGCCTAG
- the ppk2 gene encoding polyphosphate kinase 2: protein MAVAQKLPRKPYERELLRLQEELVKMAEWIRDTGARVIVIFEGRDAAGKGGAIKRIAEFLNPRIARIVALPIPTERERTQWYFQRYVAELPAAGEMVLFDRSWYNRAGIEKVLGFCAPAEHRRFLRQCPIFERLLVDDGILLTKYWFSVSDEEQARRFEARITDPMRRWKLSSTDLSSRTRWIDYSRAKDEMFVHTDIPEAPWFVVEADDKRRARINCIAHLLGRVPYTPKELPVVKLPKRQQDEGYVRPPREIYTYVPDHAATLTT, encoded by the coding sequence TTGGCTGTGGCGCAGAAGCTCCCCAGGAAGCCCTACGAGCGCGAGCTCCTTCGGCTCCAGGAGGAGCTCGTGAAGATGGCCGAGTGGATCCGCGACACGGGGGCCCGGGTCATCGTCATCTTCGAGGGGCGCGACGCGGCCGGGAAGGGCGGCGCCATCAAGCGGATCGCCGAGTTCCTCAATCCGCGGATCGCGAGGATCGTGGCGCTGCCCATCCCCACCGAGCGCGAGCGGACCCAGTGGTACTTCCAGCGCTACGTCGCCGAGCTGCCGGCGGCGGGCGAGATGGTCCTGTTCGACCGGAGCTGGTACAACCGCGCGGGTATCGAGAAGGTGCTGGGCTTCTGCGCGCCGGCCGAGCACCGGCGGTTCCTCCGGCAGTGCCCCATCTTCGAACGGCTGCTGGTGGACGACGGCATCCTGTTGACGAAGTACTGGTTCTCGGTCAGCGACGAGGAGCAGGCCCGGCGCTTCGAGGCGCGGATCACCGATCCCATGCGCCGGTGGAAGCTCTCCTCGACGGATCTGTCCTCGCGGACCCGGTGGATCGACTACTCCCGGGCCAAGGACGAGATGTTCGTGCACACGGACATCCCGGAGGCACCCTGGTTCGTGGTTGAGGCAGACGACAAGCGGCGGGCCCGGATCAACTGCATCGCGCACCTGCTGGGCCGGGTCCCGTACACGCCGAAGGAGCTCCCCGTCGTGAAGCTGCCCAAGCGCCAGCAGGACGAGGGGTACGTCCGTCCGCCCCGCGAGATCTACACCTACGTTCCCGATCACGCGGCCACGCTCACCACCTGA
- a CDS encoding proline--tRNA ligase, producing the protein MRMSKLFARTLKDAPAEADVASHQLMLRAAYIRKVMAGIYTMLPLGWRMLRKIEAIIREEMDASGAQEIRMPIILPSEPWKVTGRWQTYGDLMFKVKDRHGRELGLGPTQEEVVTPLVASEFTSYRDLPVNLYQIEWKYRDEFRPRFGLLRGREFLMKDAYSFDRNEEGLQASYDVMMEAYRRIFDRCGLRYAVVEADPGQIGGDVNHEFIAIAEVGEDEFVHCENGDYTADVEAAVARAPEPRDQGPLEPLTEVATPGRSSIQAVSEFLGRPPSEMLKCMLYDAGGRTVAVLVPGDREVNEEKVGRVMWPAPVRPLDDDDFAKRGFIKGYVGPQAMGPDVTIVADLSMRAGANWITGANRADFHVTGANPDRDFRVDRWEDVTQVRPGDPCPVDGGRLLRDRGIVVGHTYSLGTRYSKPLGATFVDEDGTERPYEMGCYGIGLTRIAAGAAEQFHDDAGLTLPKAMAPFQVVVVPTNMDQPAVVEAAKRIYGQLTDRGVEVVLDDREVTAGVKFADADLIGFPVQVVIGKRGIESGQIDLKVRASGERSKVPLDTAADGALEALARAP; encoded by the coding sequence ATGCGGATGTCGAAGCTGTTCGCGCGCACCCTGAAGGATGCCCCGGCCGAGGCCGACGTGGCCTCCCACCAGCTCATGCTGCGCGCCGCCTACATCCGCAAGGTCATGGCCGGCATCTACACCATGCTGCCGCTCGGTTGGCGGATGCTCCGCAAGATCGAGGCCATCATCCGCGAGGAGATGGACGCCTCCGGGGCCCAGGAGATCCGAATGCCGATCATCCTGCCCTCGGAGCCGTGGAAGGTCACCGGGCGGTGGCAGACCTACGGCGACCTCATGTTCAAGGTGAAGGACCGCCACGGACGCGAGCTCGGCCTCGGGCCCACCCAGGAGGAGGTCGTGACGCCCCTGGTGGCGAGCGAGTTCACCTCCTACCGCGACCTGCCGGTGAACCTCTACCAGATCGAGTGGAAGTACCGCGACGAGTTCCGGCCCCGGTTCGGGCTGCTGCGGGGGCGCGAGTTCCTGATGAAGGACGCCTACTCGTTCGACCGGAACGAGGAGGGTCTCCAGGCGTCGTACGACGTGATGATGGAGGCGTACCGGCGCATCTTCGACCGGTGCGGCCTCCGGTACGCGGTGGTGGAGGCCGACCCCGGCCAGATCGGCGGCGACGTCAACCACGAGTTCATCGCCATCGCCGAGGTCGGCGAGGACGAGTTCGTCCACTGCGAGAACGGCGACTACACCGCCGATGTCGAAGCTGCCGTGGCCCGAGCACCGGAGCCTCGCGATCAGGGGCCGCTGGAGCCGCTCACCGAGGTCGCGACGCCGGGACGCTCGTCCATCCAGGCCGTGTCGGAGTTCCTTGGGCGGCCGCCCTCAGAGATGCTCAAGTGCATGCTGTACGACGCTGGCGGTCGCACGGTGGCCGTGCTGGTCCCGGGCGACCGCGAGGTGAACGAGGAGAAGGTCGGCCGGGTCATGTGGCCGGCCCCGGTGCGACCGCTCGACGACGACGACTTCGCCAAGCGCGGGTTCATCAAGGGCTACGTGGGTCCGCAGGCGATGGGTCCGGACGTGACCATCGTCGCGGACCTCTCCATGCGCGCCGGGGCGAACTGGATCACCGGCGCGAACCGTGCCGACTTCCACGTGACCGGGGCCAACCCGGACCGCGACTTCCGGGTGGACCGGTGGGAGGACGTGACCCAGGTCCGGCCGGGGGACCCGTGCCCCGTCGACGGGGGCAGGCTCCTTCGCGACCGGGGGATCGTGGTTGGCCACACCTACTCGCTGGGAACCCGCTACTCGAAGCCGCTGGGGGCCACGTTCGTGGACGAGGACGGTACGGAGCGGCCCTACGAGATGGGCTGCTACGGCATCGGCCTCACCCGGATCGCGGCGGGCGCCGCGGAGCAGTTCCATGACGACGCCGGCCTGACCCTGCCGAAGGCGATGGCGCCGTTCCAGGTCGTGGTGGTGCCCACAAACATGGACCAGCCCGCGGTGGTGGAGGCCGCGAAGCGGATCTACGGCCAGCTCACCGATCGGGGCGTCGAGGTCGTCCTGGACGACCGGGAGGTGACGGCCGGCGTGAAGTTCGCGGACGCGGACCTCATCGGGTTCCCGGTTCAGGTGGTGATCGGCAAGCGAGGCATCGAGTCCGGACAGATCGACCTGAAGGTCAGGGCCTCCGGCGAACGGTCCAAGGTGCCGCTCGACACCGCCGCCGACGGGGCCCTGGAAGCCTTGGCAAGAGCGCCTTGA
- a CDS encoding 2-oxo acid dehydrogenase subunit E2: MKIQGWRKIAGAMWSPPDDPQMYGMLEFDATPLLELMGKARAAGHPVTATHLVGKATAHALHEVPDFNVRIRGSKVIPRDTVDVFFIAAVEGGRELSGVRVDRADEKSVFEVAHELRDRAARMKAGDDQEFAKTKKSIAAMPRRLLRPSMRFSAWVAGDRNRSIKALGVKASPFGSAMITSIGMFGIPQGFAPLARFYKMPLLVLVGEIHDKPVAIDGRVEVRPVLPLTATIDHRYADGWHISNLIRPFKAYLNDPASFEPDPTTVELPVAVPTGAT, translated from the coding sequence GTGAAGATCCAGGGGTGGCGCAAGATCGCGGGGGCCATGTGGAGCCCGCCGGACGACCCGCAGATGTACGGCATGCTCGAGTTCGACGCGACGCCGCTGCTCGAGCTGATGGGCAAGGCCCGAGCGGCCGGGCATCCGGTGACGGCAACGCACCTGGTCGGGAAGGCCACCGCCCACGCGCTGCACGAGGTCCCCGACTTCAACGTCCGGATTCGCGGCAGCAAGGTCATCCCGCGCGACACGGTGGACGTGTTCTTCATCGCCGCCGTCGAGGGCGGCCGTGAGCTGTCCGGGGTCCGGGTGGACCGGGCCGACGAGAAGTCGGTGTTCGAGGTGGCCCACGAGCTCCGGGACCGCGCCGCGCGCATGAAGGCGGGCGACGACCAGGAGTTCGCCAAGACCAAGAAGTCGATCGCGGCGATGCCCCGGCGGCTGCTCCGGCCGTCCATGCGGTTCTCGGCGTGGGTTGCGGGAGACCGCAACCGCAGCATCAAGGCGCTCGGGGTGAAGGCCAGCCCGTTCGGCAGCGCCATGATCACCAGCATCGGGATGTTCGGGATCCCGCAGGGGTTCGCGCCGCTGGCGCGGTTCTACAAGATGCCGCTGCTGGTGCTGGTGGGGGAGATCCACGACAAGCCCGTGGCCATCGACGGACGGGTGGAGGTCCGGCCGGTCCTGCCGCTGACGGCGACCATCGACCACCGCTACGCCGACGGCTGGCACATCAGCAACCTGATCCGGCCGTTCAAGGCGTACCTGAACGACCCGGCCTCGTTCGAGCCCGACCCCACGACCGTGGAACTTCCGGTGGCCGTGCCGACTGGGGCCACGTGA